Within the Acidimicrobiales bacterium genome, the region CCCGGTTCCGGTCGTGGTCGCTTTGGCCCGGTCCCCCTGGCGGATCGAGCGGCAGCCGCCCTTGCCCGGGCGATGAAGGTCGCGCCGCAGGACGTGAACGTGGAAACTGCTGCGCAGGTGCGGCGTCCCGGGGGCGCGGAAGGTGGCTAACCGACTCCTCTACCACAGCGGGGTCGAGCACGGGGGCGACGGGTCCACGGGGACCATCCCGAGTTGGGCACGTTCCGGTGGTGGGAGGGCTTACCGGTTTGCCGTCGACACCTTTGGGGACGAGGGCGGCCAGCGCCTTGTCCTCCCACCATCGAACCGCCCGCAGGTGGATCGGCGGCAGGGTGCCGTGCAGGAGCACGGCCTCTTGGCGGCGCATCTGGCGGATCACGTGGGCGGGCAGGAGGTCCTCACGCTGGAGGTGTTCCGACACGGTCCGTCGCCCGCCACCGGTGTCGGCCGACCAGCCGCGTTGCGCGACGTGTTCGGTTCCGGCGACCTTCGAGACGTACTCGAGCGTGGCGAGGTCGTCGGTTCCGTTGAAGATCACCTTCGAGCGGTGACCGCCGAGGACCGCATCGGCGAGCGATCCGTACCGATGGTTGATCTGGGCGCGTGACTGCCAACCGGTCACGAACATGCCACCCAGGCCGGCGATCGTCGACACCTCCTCGGGCAGCCAGCGGAGCTCCAACTGTCCGGCCTCGTCGATGACGATCAGCAGCGGCTTGGTCAGACGGCGCCCGGCAATGTCCCAGGCGTGGATCTGCTCGCGGAGATCGCCGAGCAACCCGCCGAGCACCGGGGCGAGTCGGGCGAACTCGGTCGCGGGTGCGGTCAGGTACAGCGTGTTCGCCCGGCCGTGGTCGCCTTCCATCAGCCAGTCCAGGTCGACGTATCGCGGGGTGCGGTCCCACAGCTCGTCAGACCAGTAGGCGTCGCGTGGGTCGAGTGAAGCGGAGTGTGCGACAGACGGCTCGGTCCATGCGTCGAACGCCAGTCGGGCCGTCGCGTAGATGCTCGCCCGGATTCGCGGGTCCTCCTGCTCGAACGCCATCAGCTTCGTCACAGCGTCCTTGGCGAGCAGGCGGATCTCGAGTGGCTGGTTCGCTGCGAGGCCGGCGCGTACGAGGTCGTTGACGGTCGGGTCGGTGATGCCGACGTGCATGTACGCCCACGAGGCGAGCCGGCTGATCGTCAGCGGTTCGCGGTCGGTGCCTTGGTCGCCGGGAAGGAGCTGGGACAGGCCGGCGAGGCACATGTAGGCGGAGGTGAGCGTCTCGCCGTGGGTGGCCCAGAAGTCCCCGCCGGTGACTCCCTGCCGAGGGATCGCCGCTGCGAGCGCTCGGCCGGCCCGCAGCGCACCCGACGTTGTGGTCACTTCACGCAACGGCGTCCAACGTGCCGTCGGGAGCCCGGTGACACCACCAGGATCGAACACGGCGAGCTCACCGCGCGCCGAACGGGCCGCAGCGGTCGAGTCGTACAGATCTCGCTTCACCGAGAGCGCAACGACCGGCCCATCCCAGCCGATGATGCCAGCGGACGCCAGCACCGTCTTGCCCGCACGCGTCGGGCCGATCAACGCCACCGAGCCGCGATCGCCCTGGATCGCAGCGCCACGGCGACCATGCAACGGGTGTCGCTCGCGGTCCTCGGTCGCCAGGAGTGGCCCCCGCTTGGAGAGCCGTCCGAGCAGGAGGCGACCTGTCGGCGGAACCGTCGACGACACAACGAGCGGCGCCACATCCCTCCGGTGAGCGAGGCGCGCCTCGGCGGGCACGCCCAGGCGAACTCGCGGCGGTGCCGACCACCGACGCCACAGCCAGAAGACCCCAGCCGCCAAGCCGACGACGGCTACGGCGAACAGGGCCGTGCACACCCAGTAGAGAACCGGGCCGGGGAGCCCTTCTGCTGCGTCACCCCAGGCGGTCGCCGGATCGCCCGGCGATGACGCCAACGGTCCCATCGCTGCGACCGCGTCGCTGACGCCTCCCGAGAGAGTCCCGCCGCCGAGTAGGGCGGCGAACCAGGCGCCACCCCAGACGATGCCTGCTGAGCCCAGCACGACCCCGCCCAGTGCAACGAGGACGATGTCGCCGCTGGTGCCCGCCCCGGTGCGGCCCGCGGGCTGACTCACGCCCACCCTCCCGAGCGAGATCGGGAGTCTCCATGACCGATCGGGACCTTGATCGGGAGTAACACCGGGACCTTCTCCGGGACCCGCATTTCGGATTCTCCATCCACTGCCACCAACGCAAGGAGAATCCCATGAACCTCTTCAGGCACATCGAAGCCGACTACCGACGCATCGCCCGCGACGGCCTCCCCGACCAGTGGGGCATCGACCTCGTCACCCTCGACGACGTCGTCGAAGCCGTCCGCGATCATCGAGAGCATCAGGAACGCTCGGACGGCCTCACCCGTCGCCTCGCGACGATCGCCAGAACCGATCAGCGAGCCGCCGTCGTCGTGCTCTACGCACTCGCGCCACTGCTCGGCGCCCGCCTCGGCCGGGCGGTCACCACCGAGTACCGGACCGACGCGCTCACCGAACTCGCCATGGTCATCCTCGACTCGCCGCTCGACGGACCTCGACTGGCCCAACGGCTCGTCAACCGGGCACACACCCGCGTGTACAAGGCCGCCCGCAGAGTCGAGCACCGGGGCGTCGTGCACATCGTGGAGATCGCCCCTGTCGATCCACAGCGGATGCCGGCGAGCGTCGCGATCTGCACGCCGGACATCGCAGATGGAGTCACCGACCGATTGGCGCTCGCCCGGTTCAACCATGCCGTGCTGACGGCCGTCGAGACCGGAGCCTTGTCCGGATCGGTCTGGGCTGCGTACCGAGACCACCGCCTGCGACGAGCGGTCGATGCGTCGCCCCCTGCATCGACAGCCGTCCAGCGCAAGCTGGCTTCGAGAGCTGCATCGCGGCTCCAGCCGCTTGTCGATCAGTACCTCCACGCAGCATGACGCACCTCGATCAGCCGAATCCGCGACCTCGACGGGTCGACACCTGGACCCGATTGGATGTCGTCAGGGTGGACCTGGAGCTACTCGACATTCGGGGACAGGACAGACTCAGCGATCTTCACCGCCACATCTCGGAGCGAGCCTGTCTCGGTCGACAGCCCCGCGCGACTGGCAAGGAGCGGACTCTCCCTGCGCAGCTGCTCGTAGGGCACGCCATGTACGACGGGAATCACGCGGTCCGTGGCGAGCAGCGCTCCGAGCTCTTGATCGGCGAATCCGCCCGATCGCAGCGACTCCAGCATTGACGTGGTGACCAGCACTAGCCCGACTCGGCTTGCGCGCAGCCCTGCGTCCAGTTGCCGGGCAAGACTGACGCCGAGCTTGACGTCCCGCTCGCTGAACCACACGTCGACATCGAGTTCAGTCAGAGCCATGAATAGTTCCTCAGCCGCGCCGTCGCGATCACTCCACGCATGGCAGAGAAAGGCATCGCGCGGGCGCTCGACATCATGGTCGACCGCTTCCGCAACACGGTCGAGCAGTTCGCGCTCGCGCTGCGTGTACGCGCCCTTAAGGCGACGACGGGACGTCGGGAGCGCTCGCGGAGCTGCGGTGCTCGAGGCCAGGCCGGCTGGCCGGATAGTGGCTGATGGCTGAGGGACTGCTGTCACCGTCACACGTCGGGTCTGCCGCACCGTCACGGTCCGCTGCACCCGAACTGTTCCGACTCGGGCTCTTCTTTGCGCCATTCGTCAAGTCTCGCGCAGGGGTGTGACAGCCAGACCTGTCTCACCGATCATGGACACAGAGGGGCAATTGACCCAAGGCTTGCCACCCAGTCGAGAGCGGAGATGGCCGGCTGCGCTAGGCACCATCGGATTCGTGCGATGCTCCGTGGCATGGACGTCTTCGAAAGATATGTGCTCCCCATCTTGTTGCGAATGTCGGAGACGCCGCTCACGTCGTACCCATTGCAGCGCCACATCCGTGAACTCGGGATCACCGACGAAGACGAGAGCACTCGACTGATTGACCTGATGATTGAGAACGGTCTCATCACCATCAAGGGAGGGAAGAACGGCGCGGGGGTGTGGTACGTGGTCACCGACGTCTTCCTCACATCGAAGGGCCTTGCTCAGCTAAACCTCTGGCCGTCCGATGACGAGCGAGCGCTGTTCCTCATTCACGAGGTAGCCCGAGCTCTCGACGACCTCGCGACCGAGGTGGAGGTGGCAGGTGGCGACGTCGAGAAGGTCGGTCGGTTCCGAGCCGCGGCTCGCGGGCTGCGAGGAGTCGTCGCCGAGACGGGCACTGAGATCGTCGCCAAGGTGATCTCGAACCTCGCGACCGGAGCGTGATCGGGTCGCCGGTGGGCACAAGCTGAATCGACCCGGCCCGCCGAACAAGGCCACGCTGGTATCGCGCTGCACAGCCGGCGATGCCATGGGCGTCAGCAGGATCTCGTGACACCTATGGTCGTGTCGTGGCCCCGAGAAGTCTTCCTGAACGAACAGTCGATGCGTGGGTCGCAGCAGCGATCTGTCGGACCTTTCCAGGTGCCCATCTCTGGGCACCCACGCAGGTGCCATCAGACGCCAACTGGGACTACGGCGCATCTTTGGGAGACGGCAAGGTGCTCATCTTTGAAGACAAGGCCACGACACCGGTCAGGCGCAAGCGAAAGGCACCGATCGAGACTCACTGGATCGACGTGCCGAGGTCGCAGCTTGACTGGTACTGCGATCATGTTGAGCCAGCGCTCAACGTCCCGGTCTTCTACGTTCTGCCGGCCCCTCCTTGGCGCGGCGAGCCGACCGGGTCCGTGGTCGTTCCCGATCAGGCGGTGTGCCGGATTGCGTCGCCACACGGACCATTCGAGCAGTGGGCCTACGTGGTCCGGTCAACGGACCTGCGCGCATACCTTGGCCATCGTCGCGGGCTCGAGACGGACGAGTTGCCCATTCCGGCGAGCCAAACGTTGGCCGCCTTCCTTGAGGGCATACGGCGTTGCGAGTACGGGCGCCGTGTTTCGGGGCCGGGTGAAGGTGTGAACGCGGCGATGAAGGGGGTCGAACAAGGCGACGTAGCGAACGTCGACGTTTCGCAACGACGCTCGCGTTCCGATAGTTCGGATCGGCGGATGGGGTCAGCCCTCGGAGTATTCCTTCCGGCCGCTGACCTTCCGTCATGGTGACGGAAGCTTCAACCCGACTCCTCCAGCCTGATCTCGGCGCGGCGGTGGGCAACGGGGATCAGCCCAAAGAAGGCTCGCGCCCAACGGGTGAATGCGGAGGGTCGAGCTCGCGCCGAACGTGATCGATCCACGAGGTGGCGCTTGCTGCCCACGAGTTCAGATCGAGTCCGTCGGGTGGTTCGAGACTCTTCAGCTGGCTGCCTCTGGTCGCAACGAGGTCCATGAGGTGTTCACCCCAGGCGCGGCCGGCTGGGTCCGCATCGACAACGGCGACGAGTAGTCGCCCGGTGCTTGCGGCATGACGGACGAGCAGGTCAGCCACTCGATCGTCGGGCGCCTGTGATCCCAGGATTCCGACGGCGGCGTAGCCAGCCCCGGCGGCCGTGAGAGCGTCAGGGATGCCTTCGGTGACGAGTAGCACGCCGGCGGTGGTGCGACCGTCGGGCGTGTGGGTCCAGGCGAGGCGTGGGTTCGATCCGAGGCTGCTGGCCGGGTTGTCGTACTTGTCGGAACCGATCGGCTCGAGGTAGCGGGCTTGGACGTACTGGACGTTGCCCTCGGGATCGAGCGCGGGGAAGGTGGCGGCGAGGGAGTGGCCGTGGGGGAGCCCTCGTTGACGGGACATCATCGCTCGGCCGGGGTCGGCGCCGACGTGGTTGGCTCGGAGGAGGTCGTCCTCGAAGCCGCGAGAGCGAAGCCAGTCGCGCACCGGAGCGCCGGTGCGTCCCCACAGGATCTTCTCGCAGGCGTGGACGTAGCGGACTACCGATGGATCGAGGGGGACCACGCTCGGCCGGGAACGTTGCGGCTTGCGTCGTGCGGGTGGGAGCGGTTGATCAGGGATCATGCCGGCGCGGTTGGCGAGCCATGCGATGGCGTCGGCACGGTTGACGCGTTGGGTCGCGACGATGAGGTCGATGGCGTCGCCGCGGTGGGTGTTGTCTCCGGACCAGCAGCGCCATCGCTCGTGTCCACGGTGGTCGGTGTGCATGGTGACCGAGGCGTGTTGGTCGTCGTGGCCGGGCATCGGGCAGTGCCAACGGCGACCGCGGATGCTTCGGGTGGCGGGCGTTGCCAGCTCGTCGAGGAGCTGGGCGAGGTCGGTGCGTGCGAGCACATCAGCGATCTCCCAGCGGGGCTGTCGATCGCGCTCGCCCGTGCCCATGGCTCTACGCCGACATCGACCGATCGGTGTCGCACACCTGCCGTTCGGCGTCGGTGAGGACGGTGTGAACAACCGCGCCGCGACGCTGCAGCCGCCACAGTGCTCGACCGCGCACCATGGTGGCCACCCAGTCGCGTTCACGCTCGGAGAGTCCGAACAGTTCAGCGGCGGTGTTCACCTGGTCGGGCGGCTGGCGGAAGATGATCCGGGTCTGGACGTCGGAGAGAAGTCCGGCGGAGATCTTGGCGGTGGCGGTGCCGTCGTCGGACTGTGCGGTGAGGTCGGCTGGCCGG harbors:
- a CDS encoding type IV secretory system conjugative DNA transfer family protein, with amino-acid sequence MSQPAGRTGAGTSGDIVLVALGGVVLGSAGIVWGGAWFAALLGGGTLSGGVSDAVAAMGPLASSPGDPATAWGDAAEGLPGPVLYWVCTALFAVAVVGLAAGVFWLWRRWSAPPRVRLGVPAEARLAHRRDVAPLVVSSTVPPTGRLLLGRLSKRGPLLATEDRERHPLHGRRGAAIQGDRGSVALIGPTRAGKTVLASAGIIGWDGPVVALSVKRDLYDSTAAARSARGELAVFDPGGVTGLPTARWTPLREVTTTSGALRAGRALAAAIPRQGVTGGDFWATHGETLTSAYMCLAGLSQLLPGDQGTDREPLTISRLASWAYMHVGITDPTVNDLVRAGLAANQPLEIRLLAKDAVTKLMAFEQEDPRIRASIYATARLAFDAWTEPSVAHSASLDPRDAYWSDELWDRTPRYVDLDWLMEGDHGRANTLYLTAPATEFARLAPVLGGLLGDLREQIHAWDIAGRRLTKPLLIVIDEAGQLELRWLPEEVSTIAGLGGMFVTGWQSRAQINHRYGSLADAVLGGHRSKVIFNGTDDLATLEYVSKVAGTEHVAQRGWSADTGGGRRTVSEHLQREDLLPAHVIRQMRRQEAVLLHGTLPPIHLRAVRWWEDKALAALVPKGVDGKPVSPPTTGTCPTRDGPRGPVAPVLDPAVVEESVSHLPRPRDAAPAQQFPRSRPAARPSSPGQGRLPLDPPGGPGQSDHDRNRVAAFCDRCAARLPVGNGRVERVGAREVVRCDPACPPDSAR
- a CDS encoding TIR domain-containing protein, giving the protein MALTELDVDVWFSERDVKLGVSLARQLDAGLRASRVGLVLVTTSMLESLRSGGFADQELGALLATDRVIPVVHGVPYEQLRRESPLLASRAGLSTETGSLRDVAVKIAESVLSPNVE
- a CDS encoding toprim domain-containing protein, which produces MGTGERDRQPRWEIADVLARTDLAQLLDELATPATRSIRGRRWHCPMPGHDDQHASVTMHTDHRGHERWRCWSGDNTHRGDAIDLIVATQRVNRADAIAWLANRAGMIPDQPLPPARRKPQRSRPSVVPLDPSVVRYVHACEKILWGRTGAPVRDWLRSRGFEDDLLRANHVGADPGRAMMSRQRGLPHGHSLAATFPALDPEGNVQYVQARYLEPIGSDKYDNPASSLGSNPRLAWTHTPDGRTTAGVLLVTEGIPDALTAAGAGYAAVGILGSQAPDDRVADLLVRHAASTGRLLVAVVDADPAGRAWGEHLMDLVATRGSQLKSLEPPDGLDLNSWAASATSWIDHVRRELDPPHSPVGREPSLG